In Nostoc sp. CENA543, a single genomic region encodes these proteins:
- a CDS encoding CHAT domain-containing protein: MLKKLPNIFLAILLTATPANQYRADLLLRLGNRQINNGQLTAALVSLKESLKLYQELGDRTGQANTLLSLGEIYFTLGKYQTAINLYQQSLNFMQNTGDQPGTVQVLEHLSNAYIYTGDEKLAQELREKAAALRKEIGNPPREASFLGNVGVGHEKLKEYESAIAFHTQQLAIAQDTKNRQLEIYSLQNLAVVNRELKQYQPAINFYQQVLAIATQSSDIALTNITLKQIAKTYENQGSFEQAIALYQQQLETSKIPSQQAELIKQLGRVYTSAKQYDQALALYQQQLDNAKTNKDIYTQGVALNNLAFVLLKSGKINEAQTNLEASIKIWETLRSNLNNTIDYSTEQTNTYNLLEQVLVTQNQPEDALKVAEQSSIMKILNLMGMRLATESAGSSLKAAPKEIIIPTITQIQAIAKQQKATIVRYSLIEDSEIYIWVMQPSGKVTFRKVDIASQKKIIPFNSVVELIHQTPIALGVKNPQNSTANYKNILLQLNQILIKPIADLLPTNPTEQVIFIPQNELLFVPFPALVDIYDKYLIDKHTITTIPSIQLLKLTREKRNNTGGSKVVVVGNPTMPKIEKQSLPQLVNAEQEALEIADFFKTNALVGNKATKADVLPLLPKAKTIHLATYAVIDDTKRQGIPGAIALASIADNNGLLTASEILNLYTQPKGARLKARLVFLSAGEKGSGSMGNGMLGLSLALINAGVPSVIISQWAAPDTPTNVFTTEFYRQLKQNPDKAQALRQAMLTTKKQHPHPKDWAGFTLIGEAR; encoded by the coding sequence ATGCTTAAAAAACTTCCCAACATCTTCCTTGCAATACTCCTAACCGCCACACCAGCCAACCAATACCGCGCTGACTTACTACTAAGATTAGGAAATAGACAAATCAATAACGGTCAACTAACAGCAGCCTTAGTATCCTTAAAAGAGTCACTAAAACTATATCAAGAATTAGGCGATCGCACCGGACAAGCCAACACACTTTTAAGCTTAGGGGAAATTTATTTCACCCTGGGTAAATACCAAACAGCGATTAATTTATATCAACAAAGTTTAAATTTCATGCAGAACACAGGTGATCAACCTGGGACTGTACAAGTGTTAGAACATTTGAGTAATGCTTATATTTATACTGGGGATGAAAAACTAGCACAAGAACTGCGAGAAAAAGCCGCCGCTTTAAGAAAAGAAATCGGCAATCCTCCCAGAGAAGCATCATTTTTAGGTAACGTCGGTGTAGGACATGAAAAACTAAAAGAATATGAATCAGCAATTGCTTTCCATACACAACAATTAGCCATTGCCCAAGATACCAAAAATCGCCAGTTAGAAATATACTCCCTACAAAATCTAGCAGTAGTCAATCGAGAGTTAAAACAATATCAGCCAGCGATTAATTTTTATCAACAAGTATTAGCCATTGCTACCCAATCTAGTGATATTGCCTTAACTAATATTACCTTAAAGCAAATCGCTAAAACCTACGAAAATCAAGGTAGTTTCGAGCAGGCGATCGCACTCTATCAACAACAGCTAGAAACCTCAAAAATCCCCAGCCAACAAGCCGAATTAATTAAGCAATTGGGGCGTGTTTATACATCTGCTAAACAATACGACCAAGCCTTAGCATTATATCAGCAACAATTAGATAATGCCAAAACTAATAAAGATATTTACACTCAAGGCGTAGCCTTAAATAATCTCGCCTTTGTTTTACTCAAGTCAGGTAAAATCAATGAGGCACAAACCAACTTAGAAGCTAGTATTAAAATCTGGGAGACTTTACGCTCAAACTTAAATAATACTATTGATTATTCGACTGAACAAACAAATACATATAATTTACTAGAACAGGTTTTAGTCACTCAAAATCAGCCGGAAGACGCTTTAAAAGTTGCTGAACAAAGTAGCATCATGAAAATTTTAAACTTGATGGGAATGCGTTTAGCCACAGAATCAGCAGGTAGTAGTTTAAAAGCCGCACCCAAAGAAATTATTATCCCAACAATTACTCAAATTCAAGCCATAGCTAAACAACAAAAAGCCACCATTGTTAGATATTCCTTAATCGAAGATAGTGAAATTTATATCTGGGTAATGCAGCCTAGTGGTAAAGTCACATTTCGCAAAGTAGATATCGCATCACAAAAGAAGATTATTCCGTTTAACTCGGTTGTCGAGTTAATTCATCAAACTCCTATAGCCTTGGGTGTCAAAAATCCTCAAAATTCCACCGCTAATTACAAAAATATATTACTACAACTCAATCAAATCCTCATTAAACCCATAGCAGATTTATTACCAACAAATCCTACAGAACAAGTAATTTTTATTCCCCAAAACGAATTATTATTTGTCCCGTTTCCGGCTTTAGTCGATATTTACGATAAATATTTAATTGATAAACACACAATTACTACCATCCCATCAATTCAGCTACTCAAATTAACTAGAGAAAAACGCAACAATACAGGCGGTAGTAAAGTAGTAGTGGTAGGTAATCCCACTATGCCCAAAATCGAAAAACAGTCTTTACCACAATTAGTTAATGCCGAACAAGAAGCCTTAGAAATTGCAGATTTCTTCAAAACTAATGCTTTAGTTGGTAATAAAGCCACCAAAGCAGATGTTTTACCTTTATTACCTAAAGCCAAAACCATTCATTTGGCAACCTACGCTGTCATCGATGATACCAAAAGACAAGGCATCCCAGGCGCGATCGCCTTAGCCAGTATTGCTGACAATAACGGACTCCTCACCGCTAGTGAAATCCTCAATCTTTATACCCAACCAAAAGGCGCGCGTCTAAAAGCTAGATTAGTTTTCTTGAGTGCGGGAGAAAAAGGTAGTGGTAGTATGGGGAACGGTATGTTAGGTTTATCTTTGGCCTTAATTAATGCTGGCGTTCCCAGTGTGATTATTTCACAATGGGCAGCACCCGATACACCCACAAACGTTTTCACTACGGAATTTTATCGACAGTTAAAACAAAATCCTGATAAAGCCCAAGCCTTACGCCAGGCGATGTTAACCACTAAGAAACAGCATCCTCACCCTAAAGATTGGGCTGGATTTACATTAATAGGAGAAGCACGGTGA
- a CDS encoding DUF4159 domain-containing protein, which yields MEELKPLERLQVQDGLLINAEKWQRSHNYHRQRQNIHYQSLNQPGIVYGLGVCLIPVPQGISSQYNDGRWLQIQPGLAIDIHGNPIIVPQAIDFHVSADITEDKPRLIYLVVSYVDPDDLQRQKVAEFEPESFRIEEKTTPPNALEVELCRIVLQPGLIPLKNPQDVFYPDLNSLDLRYRPIARSRHSAVVRVAYLQPNTPEVSDHFANLCYLLKASEHLTQTIQGSGSVDRIPLHLQHIDQAVFYDLLFTTGNQPLSLDTQELTNLKSYLDAGGVLLVESPTDAIDRLDSVVDIADKFNTPLEDLRKLDRNHPMRTNPFLFAALPVINQKPIQILIAGGIVLVIGDLSEAWGIDEKLTLPRETIRTAQELGINILHFAWSRKQMTQLQKQFISPPSNTPSTPTKPNALQNVFNKLEE from the coding sequence ATGGAAGAACTCAAACCGCTAGAACGATTACAGGTACAAGATGGTTTATTGATCAATGCGGAAAAATGGCAGCGATCGCACAATTATCACCGTCAAAGGCAAAATATTCACTATCAGTCTCTTAATCAGCCGGGAATTGTCTATGGTTTGGGTGTGTGTCTGATTCCTGTCCCACAAGGGATTTCTTCACAATATAACGATGGTCGATGGTTGCAAATTCAACCAGGATTAGCAATTGATATTCACGGTAATCCGATTATTGTCCCTCAAGCCATCGATTTTCACGTTTCGGCTGATATTACAGAAGATAAACCTCGTCTGATTTATCTGGTGGTGAGTTATGTAGATCCCGATGATTTACAACGTCAAAAAGTCGCTGAATTTGAACCTGAATCTTTTCGGATTGAAGAAAAAACTACGCCACCTAATGCTTTAGAGGTGGAATTGTGTCGGATTGTGTTGCAGCCAGGATTAATCCCTTTAAAAAATCCCCAAGATGTATTTTACCCAGATTTGAATAGTTTAGATTTGCGTTATCGTCCCATAGCGCGATCGCGTCATAGTGCTGTTGTGCGGGTAGCTTATTTACAACCGAATACACCAGAAGTTAGTGATCATTTTGCTAATCTCTGTTATTTACTCAAAGCTAGTGAACATCTCACCCAAACTATCCAAGGATCTGGAAGTGTTGATCGCATACCATTGCATCTACAACATATTGATCAGGCAGTATTTTATGATTTGTTATTTACCACGGGTAATCAACCACTATCTTTAGATACCCAAGAATTAACTAATCTCAAAAGCTATTTAGATGCTGGCGGCGTGTTGTTAGTTGAATCACCAACTGATGCTATAGACAGATTAGACAGTGTAGTTGATATTGCCGACAAATTTAATACGCCTTTGGAAGATTTACGTAAACTAGACCGCAATCATCCCATGCGGACAAACCCGTTTTTATTCGCGGCTTTACCAGTAATTAATCAAAAGCCTATTCAAATCTTAATTGCAGGTGGCATCGTTTTAGTCATAGGTGATTTATCAGAGGCTTGGGGAATAGATGAAAAACTTACTTTACCGCGAGAAACTATTCGCACTGCTCAAGAATTAGGAATTAATATCTTACATTTTGCTTGGTCAAGAAAGCAAATGACTCAATTACAAAAACAATTTATTTCTCCCCCATCTAATACACCATCTACACCCACTAAACCCAATGCTTTACAAAACGTTTTCAACAAACTAGAAGAATAA
- a CDS encoding phage tail protein: MVSLSLQLTPMQQPDALQPSTAAASQNTSLVPFNLATNTNLSGCDVVVYPREPSEILLQLENLGDRSLNLRVQIEGNFPSEWCSIHTEPDKQGPFVFDPKAQMSVVLCFNVPEDFFEKQAAITPNHPLMLDFHCRIHVYYTEQGTNRQFVETGALNLYVRPRSLYLKFIPALYREVDFIGRFLKIFEQAFEPTVQTLDVLWSYLDPMTAPQALLPFLAHWVAWPIDQRWSLARQRFLIRSAVELYRWRGTKRGLRLYLHLYTDLPLDDHLVSETDKHICIEEIRGEGFVLGNTRIGQDAMIGGGRPYHFIVRLRPQRPNQIDEQLVRHIIEQEKPAFCTYELCVEQSIVNSQ; encoded by the coding sequence ATGGTGTCTTTAAGTTTACAGTTAACTCCCATGCAACAACCAGATGCGCTGCAACCGTCAACAGCAGCAGCATCTCAAAATACTTCTTTAGTACCGTTTAATTTAGCGACGAATACCAACCTTTCAGGTTGTGATGTCGTTGTTTATCCTAGAGAACCTAGTGAAATATTGTTGCAGTTGGAAAATTTAGGCGATCGCAGTCTCAATTTAAGGGTACAAATTGAAGGGAATTTTCCTAGTGAATGGTGTTCTATTCACACAGAACCCGATAAACAAGGGCCTTTCGTCTTTGATCCGAAAGCACAGATGAGTGTGGTGCTTTGTTTCAACGTTCCAGAGGATTTTTTTGAAAAACAAGCGGCGATTACACCTAATCATCCTTTGATGTTAGATTTTCACTGCCGTATTCATGTTTACTATACAGAACAAGGTACTAATAGACAATTTGTGGAAACTGGGGCGTTAAATTTGTATGTACGTCCTCGGAGTTTATACCTAAAATTTATACCTGCACTTTATCGAGAAGTAGACTTTATTGGTCGCTTCTTGAAAATTTTTGAGCAGGCTTTTGAACCCACAGTGCAAACCTTGGATGTGCTTTGGTCATACTTAGACCCGATGACAGCACCCCAGGCTTTATTACCTTTTTTGGCGCATTGGGTAGCCTGGCCAATTGACCAACGCTGGAGTTTAGCAAGACAACGCTTTTTAATTCGTTCGGCTGTAGAACTATATCGTTGGCGTGGAACAAAGCGGGGTTTGAGACTTTATTTACATCTTTATACAGATTTACCTTTAGATGATCATCTGGTTTCAGAAACTGATAAACATATTTGTATTGAGGAAATTCGCGGTGAAGGTTTTGTATTAGGTAACACTCGCATTGGTCAAGATGCAATGATTGGCGGTGGTCGTCCTTATCACTTTATCGTCCGTCTTCGTCCCCAACGTCCCAACCAAATCGACGAACAATTAGTTCGTCACATCATCGAACAAGAAAAACCAGCTTTTTGTACTTATGAGTTGTGCGTAGAACAGTCAATAGTCAATAGTCAATAG
- a CDS encoding putative baseplate assembly protein: MEFDFLPKLPKSNLDDRTFKDLVDECVLRIPRYCPEWTNYNPSDPGITLIELFAWLTDQMLLRFNEVPKRNYITFLELLGVRLQAPAPAMADITFYLSAALPNRYTIPAGVEVATVRTETEEAIAFTTDRSLIIDKPLIRHFLSAQTTETIPSILRDRFTNIWAQTPDENWYGRELAFFDEQPQPGNSFYIVIDGSCQCEGNVLALQFKGEAATSTGINPDAPPRRWEAWNGIEWVSVLLQESDDSTKGFSFSELAAQGANPLQGADVVLHLPQSWPVTTFTAFQGRWLRCVYTTPQANQPGFSSSPRIVGLSARAIGGTVGASQSELIYDEILGESDGTPGQTFQLQQFPVLNRREGEHIEILPPGSLSSQIWYEVSDFANSSSQDRHYTIDSRTGLVQFGPLIREPAQIQQQTEWRRVLGNGEWGMGTINSPSLLPNTQELERQYGAVPPRGAVIRMVAYRTGGGRKGNVQRGTITVAKTAVPYVARVTNHAPARNGADAESLEDAVIRVPAMLRTRDRAVTPEDFEVLTLQAGAGAVARVRCLPPNATKEAGTVRLLVVPAANTDAINRAEGIEPELFNLTPQLRNQILAYLDERRLLGVQVKLQAPEYVGVAVQTEVALEPEYNHPSAQQEILGKLRIALYRFLNPITGGHDGQGWPFGRPVYPSDIVTLFQKFPAVRYLGVVQLFEIRYIRDHWERSQPQNPVIDPGNLGLICSWQNTALRSGHVVNLIQ; this comes from the coding sequence GTGGAATTTGATTTTTTACCGAAGTTACCTAAGTCAAATCTGGACGATCGCACGTTTAAAGATTTGGTTGATGAGTGTGTTTTAAGGATTCCTCGCTATTGTCCAGAGTGGACTAACTATAACCCTAGTGATCCAGGAATCACGCTGATTGAGTTATTTGCTTGGTTGACTGACCAAATGCTGTTGCGCTTCAACGAAGTACCGAAGCGCAATTATATTACTTTTTTAGAGTTGCTGGGGGTACGGTTGCAAGCACCTGCTCCTGCTATGGCAGATATTACTTTTTATTTGAGTGCGGCTTTACCTAATAGGTATACAATTCCGGCTGGTGTGGAGGTGGCGACGGTTCGCACGGAAACTGAGGAGGCGATCGCTTTCACTACAGATCGGTCTTTAATTATTGATAAACCTTTAATTCGCCATTTTCTCTCTGCCCAGACGACGGAAACTATACCCTCGATTTTACGCGATCGCTTTACTAATATTTGGGCGCAAACTCCTGATGAAAACTGGTACGGTAGGGAATTGGCTTTTTTTGATGAACAACCCCAGCCTGGTAATAGTTTTTATATCGTGATTGATGGTAGTTGTCAGTGTGAGGGGAATGTTTTAGCACTGCAATTTAAGGGAGAAGCCGCCACTAGTACAGGGATTAATCCTGATGCACCGCCACGACGTTGGGAAGCTTGGAACGGGATTGAGTGGGTATCAGTTTTACTCCAAGAATCTGATGATAGTACCAAGGGTTTTAGTTTTAGTGAGTTGGCGGCTCAAGGTGCTAATCCCCTGCAAGGTGCAGATGTGGTGTTACATTTACCCCAATCTTGGCCTGTAACTACTTTTACTGCTTTCCAAGGGCGTTGGTTGCGTTGCGTTTACACGACTCCTCAAGCCAATCAGCCGGGGTTTAGTTCATCTCCCCGCATTGTGGGTTTATCGGCGCGCGCCATTGGTGGGACTGTGGGAGCTAGTCAAAGTGAGTTGATTTATGATGAAATTCTAGGGGAAAGTGACGGTACACCGGGACAAACGTTTCAATTACAGCAATTTCCGGTGTTAAATCGTCGGGAAGGTGAACATATAGAAATATTACCTCCAGGCAGTTTATCTTCGCAGATATGGTATGAGGTCAGCGATTTTGCTAATTCTAGTTCTCAGGATAGACACTACACCATTGATTCCCGCACAGGTTTAGTACAGTTTGGCCCTTTAATTCGTGAACCAGCCCAAATTCAGCAGCAGACGGAATGGAGGCGGGTATTAGGGAATGGAGAATGGGGAATGGGGACAATTAATTCCCCTTCTCTATTACCCAATACACAAGAATTAGAACGACAATATGGGGCTGTACCGCCACGGGGTGCGGTGATTCGGATGGTGGCTTATCGCACGGGGGGAGGACGTAAGGGAAATGTGCAACGGGGGACAATTACTGTCGCTAAGACGGCTGTACCTTATGTAGCCCGTGTGACTAATCATGCACCGGCGCGGAATGGTGCAGATGCGGAATCTTTGGAAGATGCGGTGATTCGTGTGCCGGCGATGCTGCGAACACGCGATCGCGCTGTTACTCCTGAAGATTTTGAAGTTTTGACGCTGCAAGCTGGTGCGGGTGCAGTGGCGCGGGTGCGTTGTTTACCACCCAATGCGACGAAAGAAGCGGGGACAGTCCGGTTATTGGTTGTACCGGCGGCGAATACTGACGCAATTAACCGTGCGGAAGGGATTGAACCAGAATTATTTAATCTGACTCCCCAACTCCGCAATCAGATATTAGCTTATTTAGATGAACGGCGATTATTAGGTGTGCAAGTCAAACTACAAGCACCAGAATATGTGGGTGTTGCAGTGCAAACGGAAGTCGCCTTAGAGCCAGAATACAATCATCCCTCAGCCCAACAAGAAATTTTAGGAAAATTACGCATCGCCCTTTATCGCTTCCTCAACCCCATTACAGGCGGACATGATGGTCAAGGTTGGCCGTTTGGTCGTCCGGTATATCCTTCCGATATTGTGACTCTATTCCAGAAATTCCCGGCTGTGCGTTATTTGGGAGTCGTACAACTATTTGAAATCCGCTACATCAGGGATCATTGGGAGCGATCGCAACCCCAAAACCCCGTAATTGATCCTGGAAATCTAGGATTAATTTGTTCTTGGCAAAATACTGCTTTGCGTTCTGGTCATGTAGTGAATTTAATTCAATAA
- a CDS encoding GPW/gp25 family protein, which produces MPEVNQNQHRSHLGAGWSFPLRVNVQGGLQLSAKERNIEESIMLILRTDLGERVYRPNFGSRLSELTFAPMNTQTLLLLRLHVQEALEMWEPRIVLDGVFTEPDPLRGRVNIHIQYHPKDTHDARSLVFPFYLNGVNSQ; this is translated from the coding sequence ATGCCAGAAGTCAATCAAAATCAACATCGTAGTCATTTGGGTGCGGGTTGGTCTTTTCCACTTAGGGTTAATGTCCAAGGGGGTTTGCAACTCAGTGCCAAGGAACGCAACATTGAAGAGTCGATTATGCTCATTCTGCGTACTGATTTGGGTGAGAGGGTTTATCGACCTAATTTTGGTTCACGGTTGTCTGAGTTGACCTTTGCACCGATGAATACTCAAACTTTATTACTGCTGCGCCTGCACGTCCAAGAAGCGTTGGAAATGTGGGAACCGCGCATTGTTTTAGATGGTGTTTTTACTGAACCTGATCCTTTACGGGGTCGGGTCAATATTCATATTCAGTATCATCCAAAAGATACTCATGATGCTCGTAGTTTAGTTTTTCCTTTCTATCTGAATGGGGTTAATAGTCAATAG
- a CDS encoding SpoIID/LytB domain-containing protein: MKFQLFFGSLLSQLKIRHWWLGVLLWMALVAPAQASVILRVAIERGVNQTKVGSSTTAIVKDSSGRTLGQLPAMSAFYAQAIPGGVALDKWQSGLFWIEPSGKGFVYIGDRWYRGRTLVVPTEKGIDVVNWVDLEEYLYSVIGGEMSSSWPQEALKAQAIAARTYALYKREQQRKNPVYDLGDSPDRWQIYKGVSSESPATYSAVDGTAGQVLTYKNNLILSVFHACSGGHTENVEDVWGNPLPYLRAVEDYDQNIKECNWQQTFSPAEISSRISGVGNVQQIIPEELSPYRSVKALKIVGDRGTKVLRGEEVRTALRLRSTRFNVNKAADGSFVLQGLGFGHGLGMSQWGAYNLALRGANHLQILGHYYRGVSLTPIKAK; this comes from the coding sequence ATGAAATTTCAACTGTTTTTCGGCTCTTTGTTATCCCAGCTTAAAATACGTCATTGGTGGTTAGGTGTTTTATTGTGGATGGCTTTAGTCGCACCAGCTCAAGCTTCTGTAATTTTGCGCGTAGCGATTGAGAGGGGAGTCAATCAAACCAAGGTTGGCAGTTCCACAACGGCGATTGTTAAAGATAGTAGTGGGCGGACTTTGGGACAATTGCCTGCAATGAGTGCCTTTTACGCACAAGCTATACCTGGAGGTGTGGCGTTAGATAAATGGCAATCTGGTTTATTTTGGATTGAACCATCAGGGAAAGGATTTGTCTATATTGGCGATCGCTGGTATCGCGGTAGAACTTTAGTTGTCCCCACCGAAAAAGGCATAGATGTTGTTAACTGGGTGGATTTAGAAGAATATCTTTACAGTGTGATTGGCGGGGAAATGAGTTCTAGCTGGCCACAAGAAGCCCTCAAAGCCCAAGCGATCGCAGCTCGTACTTACGCCCTCTACAAACGAGAACAACAGCGTAAAAACCCCGTTTATGATTTAGGAGATAGTCCTGATCGCTGGCAAATATATAAAGGCGTAAGCAGCGAATCTCCTGCCACCTATAGCGCAGTTGATGGCACAGCTGGACAAGTCTTAACTTATAAAAATAATCTGATTCTCTCAGTATTTCACGCCTGTTCGGGAGGACACACCGAAAACGTAGAAGATGTTTGGGGAAATCCTCTGCCTTATCTGCGGGCAGTGGAAGACTACGATCAAAATATTAAAGAATGCAACTGGCAACAAACATTTTCACCTGCGGAAATTAGCTCCAGAATTTCTGGGGTTGGTAATGTCCAGCAGATAATTCCCGAAGAGTTGTCACCCTATAGGAGCGTCAAAGCTCTAAAAATCGTCGGAGATAGAGGTACAAAGGTACTGCGCGGCGAAGAAGTCCGTACAGCCCTCAGACTCAGAAGCACTCGCTTCAACGTCAACAAAGCAGCAGATGGTAGTTTTGTACTCCAAGGCTTAGGTTTTGGTCACGGTTTAGGTATGAGCCAATGGGGAGCCTATAATTTAGCCTTACGTGGTGCTAACCACCTGCAAATATTAGGACATTATTATCGCGGCGTTTCCCTCACACCGATTAAAGCGAAGTAA
- a CDS encoding M50 family metallopeptidase has translation MSEPGRNFDKLFTDEAPPVVERMGLSWLVGAAIATAILWQIPGGDYILYPFTILATWFHEMGHGLMALLLGGQFQKLQIFSNGSGVATYALRSSLGPIGPFLVAAAGPMGPPLAGAGLILASRSFKVTSLSLKILGGFLLVSTLIWVRSWFGFVAIPLLGLMILGIGLKTSQWVQGFAIQFLGVQACVSTYHQLNYLFSQNAGPLGLSDTAQMQKYLLLPYWFWGGLMAIASVIILFQSLRITYAK, from the coding sequence ATGAGCGAACCAGGGAGAAATTTTGATAAATTATTTACCGATGAAGCTCCGCCAGTTGTGGAACGAATGGGGTTGAGTTGGTTAGTAGGGGCAGCGATCGCTACAGCCATTCTTTGGCAAATCCCCGGCGGAGATTATATTTTATACCCCTTTACTATATTAGCTACGTGGTTTCACGAAATGGGTCACGGTCTAATGGCCTTATTGTTGGGTGGTCAGTTTCAAAAACTCCAGATTTTCAGTAATGGTTCTGGTGTAGCGACTTATGCTTTGAGGTCATCATTAGGGCCGATTGGGCCGTTCTTAGTCGCCGCCGCCGGGCCGATGGGGCCACCACTAGCTGGAGCAGGTTTAATATTAGCTTCGCGTAGTTTTAAAGTTACCTCCTTGAGTTTGAAAATTCTGGGAGGTTTTTTACTAGTTTCTACATTAATTTGGGTACGTTCCTGGTTTGGATTTGTGGCAATTCCCTTACTAGGCTTAATGATTTTAGGCATTGGCCTCAAAACTTCCCAATGGGTGCAAGGTTTTGCTATCCAATTTTTAGGCGTACAAGCCTGTGTAAGTACATATCACCAATTAAATTATTTATTTAGTCAAAATGCTGGCCCTTTGGGATTGTCTGACACAGCCCAAATGCAAAAATATTTGTTATTACCTTATTGGTTCTGGGGTGGATTAATGGCGATCGCCTCGGTTATCATTCTGTTCCAAAGTCTCCGCATTACGTATGCAAAATAG
- a CDS encoding FHA domain-containing protein produces the protein MIVCPNCNHSNPDGAVQCEACYTPLPATNNCPNCGATVQSDAAFCGQCGFNLHSAAAPAPATVVATAVPDVPVEIPPLVNPDPMLELLQPNALGLDPVANQSPPVVSPLPPTEMAAPVTPPPVAPPVTPPPVQAEVTPPPAPVVVPEIPEIPEVLEVPEIPVPTAPPEAAAPPPALETPAPPPVVTPPPVTPAPQPVVAPPSPARTQLQQITARLVHVQSDREIELPPSLSVIHIGKPNDRIPPDIDVSGFSNSEIVSRVHADIRVEGDAHYIEDVGSSNGTYINNLPLLPGNRHRLRPGDRISLGKGDLVTFLFKLV, from the coding sequence ATGATCGTCTGCCCTAATTGTAATCACTCAAATCCAGACGGCGCGGTACAATGTGAAGCTTGTTATACGCCGTTGCCAGCTACTAACAACTGTCCTAATTGTGGTGCAACAGTACAGTCGGATGCTGCTTTTTGCGGACAATGTGGTTTTAACCTGCATTCAGCAGCTGCACCTGCGCCTGCAACAGTTGTGGCGACAGCTGTACCTGATGTTCCTGTAGAAATTCCTCCCTTGGTCAATCCTGACCCCATGTTAGAATTACTACAACCAAATGCTTTAGGACTTGACCCAGTAGCAAATCAAAGTCCTCCAGTGGTTTCACCTCTACCACCGACAGAAATGGCTGCGCCTGTGACTCCACCACCAGTAGCACCTCCTGTTACCCCTCCCCCAGTACAGGCGGAAGTCACACCACCACCAGCACCAGTTGTAGTCCCAGAAATCCCAGAAATCCCAGAAGTCCTAGAAGTCCCAGAAATACCCGTTCCTACTGCACCCCCTGAAGCAGCAGCACCACCACCAGCCTTAGAAACACCAGCACCACCACCTGTTGTTACTCCACCTCCAGTTACACCAGCACCACAACCTGTAGTTGCTCCTCCTTCTCCTGCCAGAACCCAATTACAGCAAATCACAGCTAGATTAGTTCATGTTCAAAGTGATAGAGAAATTGAATTACCACCTAGTCTATCTGTGATTCATATTGGTAAACCCAATGACCGGATTCCCCCAGATATAGATGTTTCAGGATTTTCTAATTCTGAAATCGTCTCCCGTGTTCATGCAGATATTCGAGTCGAGGGAGACGCTCACTATATAGAAGATGTCGGTAGTTCTAACGGTACTTACATTAATAACTTACCCTTGCTACCAGGGAATAGACACCGCCTCAGACCAGGCGATCGCATCAGTCTGGGCAAAGGCGATTTGGTAACATTCCTGTTTAAACTCGTTTAA
- the pgl gene encoding 6-phosphogluconolactonase, with protein MNKKIEVLPDQSALIARSLDLILTKLDTAIKQQGRFTIALSGGSTPKPLYEAIAQQKLPWDKIHVFWGDERYVPPDHPDSNELMARRAWLDRVDIPAANIHAVPTLDNNPELSATKYEQHLQAFFGSVPGEFPSLDVVLLGMGDDAHTASLFPHTAALTVRDRLITVGNKDGNPRITFTYPFINAARSVIFVVAGANKRPALAQVFAPQADDSTYPSRLIQPQGELVWLLDAAAGAEISA; from the coding sequence ATGAACAAAAAGATTGAAGTCCTGCCGGATCAGTCAGCGTTGATTGCGCGATCGCTAGATTTGATCCTGACGAAGTTAGATACTGCCATCAAACAGCAAGGACGATTTACAATCGCCTTATCTGGCGGCAGCACACCGAAGCCGTTGTATGAAGCGATCGCCCAACAAAAATTACCTTGGGACAAAATCCATGTGTTTTGGGGAGATGAACGCTATGTTCCCCCAGATCACCCCGATAGTAATGAATTAATGGCGCGTCGTGCCTGGCTAGATCGGGTTGATATTCCTGCCGCCAATATTCATGCTGTACCCACCTTGGATAATAATCCAGAGCTATCTGCCACTAAATACGAACAACACCTACAGGCGTTCTTTGGCTCTGTACCAGGAGAATTTCCGTCCTTAGATGTGGTATTACTCGGTATGGGTGATGATGCTCACACGGCTTCTTTGTTTCCCCACACAGCCGCTTTAACAGTGCGCGATCGCTTAATTACAGTGGGCAACAAAGACGGCAACCCCCGCATTACCTTTACATATCCGTTCATTAACGCGGCGAGAAGCGTCATCTTCGTAGTAGCTGGAGCAAATAAAAGACCGGCTCTTGCTCAAGTATTTGCTCCCCAAGCCGATGACTCCACCTACCCATCCCGCTTAATTCAACCCCAAGGGGAACTTGTCTGGCTACTTGATGCCGCCGCAGGTGCGGAAATATCAGCTTAA